AGCACCGGGCCGAAGTCGAGCCCCAGAAGCAGGGCGAGGATCGTGATGAGGCCGAGTGACGGCAGCGCGCGCGCCGCGCCGGAGAGCGCGATCGCGAGCTGCCGGCCACGGCCCGTGTGACCGATCAGCAACCCCGCCGGGATGGCGATGGCGGCCGCAATGAGCATGCTGACCAGCGTGTAGTACAGGTGCTCGGCGAGCCGGTTCGGGATGCTGGAGGACCCCACCAGACGCTCGGGCGAGAAGATCCAGGCCAGCGCCTCCAGAAACAGGCTCATGCGGAGGCCTGCCGTCCACGCTGGGCTTGCACGAACGGCAGCCACGGCATCAGCAGACGGCCCACCAGCACTAGGATCACGTCGAACAGCAGCGCCACCAGCATGGTGACGACAATGCCGGTGAGGATCTCGACGCCGATGCCCCGCTGCAGGCCGTTCGTGAACAGGTAGCCCAGGCTGTCGGCGCCGATCAGCACGCCGACGGTGAGCAGGCTCACGGTGCTCACTGACACCACCCGCAGACCCGCGAGCAGCACCGGGCCGGCCAGTGGAAGCTCGATCTTCCAGAACCGACCCCAGCCGGCGTAGCCGACTGCGGTTGCCGATTGCCGCACGTCAGGCCCGACCGAGCCGAGGGCGTCCGTCGCCGAGCGGACCATCAGGGCCACCGCGTAGATCGTCAGGGCGATGATGACGTTGAGCTCGGACAGGAAGCTGATTCCAAGGATCGGCGGGATCAGAACGAACAGCGCGAGCGACGGAATCGTGTACAGCAGCCCCACCACGGTGAGCAGCGTTGCGCGGGTCCACTGGTAGCGCCAGGCCACCCAGCCGAGCGGCACGGCGATGACGAAACCGAGCACGATGGGAATCGCGCTCAAGCGGATGTGGGAGAGCGTCAGCGCCCAGACAAGGTCCAGGTTTGAGAGCAACCAGTTCACGAGGCTGGGGTCTCTCCTACGGCGCCTTCTCCCACAGCGTCTTCTCGGACGGCGCCTTCTCGGGCTGGAGCCTCTCCCACCAGCCTGGCCTGCACACGGCCCTCAGCATCGACCAGCACAGTCCCGTCCGGTGTCTCACGTGTCCGGAGGGCGCGCTTGCCCCGCTGGGCTCCGATGAAACTGGCCACGAAGTCATCCGCCGGGTTCTCGATGATCTCGCTCGGCGAGCCTTGCTGGACGATACGGGCGCCGCGGCCGAGAATGACGACCTGGTCGCCAAGCAGGAACGCCTCATCAATGTCGTGTGTGACGAAGACCACGGTCTTGTCGAGTTCGCGCTGCAACCGGATGAGCTCCTGCTGCAGCTCGGCGCGCACGATCGGGTCGACCGCGCCGAACGGCTCGTCCATCAGCAGGATGTTCGGATCGGCGGCGAGACCGCGTGCCACACCGACGCGCTGCTGCTGCCCGCCCGACAGCTGGCTCGGGTACCGGTCGGCAAGGCTCCGGTCGAGTCCGACGACATCCAGCAGTTCGAGCGCGCGCGCCCGCGCCGCTTGCCGCGACGCCCCGTTCAACCGGGGCACGGTGGCGATGTTGTCGGCCGCGGTGCGATGGGGCAGCAGACCGCTGTTCTGCATCACGTAGCCGATACTGCGCCGCAACGGCACCGCCGCGACTTCCGACACGTTCGTGCCGTCGATCTCGACGTATCCCGATGTGGCGTCGACCATGCGGTTGATCATCCGCAGCAAGGTGGTCTTGCCGGATCCGGATGACCCCACGAGCACAGTTGTCTTCCGTGAAGGAATGACGAGACTAAAGCCGTCTACGGCGAGGGTGCCATCCGGGAATTGCTTGGAGACATCCCGGAACTCGATCATCAGTCGAAATACGGCTCCAGCAGTGCGTTCGCGATGGTGCGCCCCTGCTTCAGGTAGCGTTCATCACCCTTGTCGTCGCGGGCGAACGCGCGAGCGACGAGCGCGTCGGTGACTTCAATAGCGGCATTGAACGCGAATCGCGCCTCTTCATTCGCCGAGATCTGGAACCGCTTCGTGTACTCGTCGAGCATCGCAGCGCCCAGGCGACCGTAACTGGTCTCCTCCTCGGCGGCGGGACGGAGGTCGAGCACATCGCCGACACGGAGCGACCGGAATCCGGGCTCGGTACGGAACATCTCGACGAACACGTCGAACACCGCCTGCCTCGCGTCGTGAAAGTTCTTGTGCCCGCCGGCGTCGAGTTCGGCGACCAACCGTTCATGCAAGCGTGCGTAGTTGCGAGCCGCAAGCGCCTGGAGGACGGCGATGCGATCAGGGAAGTAGCGGTAGACGGTGCCGATGGATGCTCCGGCGCCATCGGCGACCATGGCCGTGGTCAGTCGTTCGTAGCCGATTCGATCGATGACGGCGGCTGCCGCGTCCATGAGTGCGGTCAGGCGGGCTGTGCTCCGAGCCTGGACCGGTTCGTTCCGGATGAGCGTGTTCCCCGCGGGAACTGCTGCGAAGTCTCGTGCAACCACAGTCACTCCTTCGTCGATTGGTCTGAATATACCCGTGACCCCCCAGTGTGGGGGACTTTTTCTCAAAGATGCATGGTGTCGGTGGCGATTGGCAGAATGTTCCCATGTGTGGACGCTTCGTCGTATCCGACACGACCCCCGATTTGATCGGAATGTTCGATGTCGAGGTCGTCGGCGACAACCTGCCGGGACAGTCGTGGAACGTGGCGCCGACCGATCCGGTCATCGTCATCATCGATTCACTGCCCAAGAACCAGCCCGAGCACCCCGAGCCGGTGCGCCGTGCCGAGGCAGCCAGGTGGGGTCTGGTGCCGTCGTGGGCAAAGGATCCCTCGGTTGGTTCGCGCATGTTCAATGCCCGGATTGAGGAGGCGGCCGAGAAGTCGTCGTTCCGCAACTCGGTGGCCAAGCGCCGGGCTGCGATCCCGGCCACCGGCTACTACGAGTGGCGACGCGGTCCGGACGGGGTGAAGTACCCCCAGTTCATCCACGCTGCCGATGGCCGGCCGCTGCTGCTCGCCGGCCTGTACGAGTGGTGGCGGAACCCGGCTGCCGCCGAGGATGCCGCGGACAAGTGGTTGTTGTCGGCGACGATCCTCACGACGGACTCGGCGGGCGAGCTGGCGAGCATCCATGACCGCATGCCGGTGGTGCTCGACCACGGGTTCCTCGATGAGTGGCTCGACCCGTACCTGATCGGTGACCGAGACTTGCTCGCTGCGATCGCCGAGTCGGCGAAAACCGGGGTGGACGAGCTCGCCCACTACGAGGTGGGCCGAGCCGTCGGCTCGGTGAAGAACAATGGGCCGCAACTGATCGACCCGGTGGCTGAGGACGAGGCGGAGCCGGAGGCGTGAACGCGTCCGGCTGAGCCGTGACAAACTGGACGAATGCGACGCAAGGGTCCGGTCGGTGACACTCTCGGCCGAACGCCGCGGGAGATTCTGCACCGCGCGGCCCGCATAGAGGACAAATTTCACGAGTTCCGGGCTCGCCGAGGCCGGAAACGCGGCCTGGTGACCACGGTCGTCCCGTACACCGCTTATGGCGCACCAGGCTGGGCGCGGGTGCTCTGTCGCGTGGTTCTCACCAAGCCCGACATCTCCGACCGGCACCGGTACGAGAAGATCCGCGGCTGGCGGAGCTTCTTCAGCATCCCGGTGCACGACTCCCCCGTCTTCGTCACGGTGAACGGAGTCGACCACGAACTGCCCGTCGACCGCGGCGGCGTCGTCGACGCACGCGTGGAATCGGACTTCGAGCCCGGGTGGCATGAGGTTTCCATCCGCACTCGGGACACCGACCCGGTGGTCGCACCGCTGTTCGTGATCGACCCGGCAACCCGATTCGGCATCGTCTCCGACATCGACGACACCGTGATGGTGACCTATCTGCCGCGGCCGTTCCTGGCCGCCTGGAACACCTTCGTGCTCGACGAGCACGCCCGGCGAGCGGTGACCGGGATGCCGGTGCTCTACGACCGGCTCGCTACGGCGAATCCCGGCGCACCGTTCATCTACCTGTCGACGGGCGCCTGGAATGTCGCGCCGACCCTCACCCGGTTCCTGACCAGGAACCTCTATCCGGCCGGCGCCCTGCTGCTGACCGACTGGGGACCGACGCATGACCGGTGGTTCCGCAGCGGCCGGGCGCACAAGGTCGAGAACCTCGAACGCCTCGCGGTCGACTTCCCCGATCTGCGCTGGCTGCTCATCGGCGATGACGGCCAGCGCGACGAGGACATCTACGGACAGTTCACGAAGCGGCATCCCGACAAGGTGATCGCCGTGGGCATTCGACAACTGTCGACATCCGAGGCGGTCCTGGCCGGTGGACGCCGGCATGGTGACCACGCGGAGGGGCCCGCACCGTGGGTCTACGCGCCCGATGGCGCCGGGCTGGCCGAACAGCTCGTCGCTTTGGGAATTCTGCGGTAGTCAACCTGCGTTAGCGTTACTTCGCCATGAGAAATTTTGAAGATGGG
The Diaminobutyricimonas sp. LJ205 genome window above contains:
- a CDS encoding SOS response-associated peptidase, whose product is MCGRFVVSDTTPDLIGMFDVEVVGDNLPGQSWNVAPTDPVIVIIDSLPKNQPEHPEPVRRAEAARWGLVPSWAKDPSVGSRMFNARIEEAAEKSSFRNSVAKRRAAIPATGYYEWRRGPDGVKYPQFIHAADGRPLLLAGLYEWWRNPAAAEDAADKWLLSATILTTDSAGELASIHDRMPVVLDHGFLDEWLDPYLIGDRDLLAAIAESAKTGVDELAHYEVGRAVGSVKNNGPQLIDPVAEDEAEPEA
- a CDS encoding App1 family protein, whose product is MRRKGPVGDTLGRTPREILHRAARIEDKFHEFRARRGRKRGLVTTVVPYTAYGAPGWARVLCRVVLTKPDISDRHRYEKIRGWRSFFSIPVHDSPVFVTVNGVDHELPVDRGGVVDARVESDFEPGWHEVSIRTRDTDPVVAPLFVIDPATRFGIVSDIDDTVMVTYLPRPFLAAWNTFVLDEHARRAVTGMPVLYDRLATANPGAPFIYLSTGAWNVAPTLTRFLTRNLYPAGALLLTDWGPTHDRWFRSGRAHKVENLERLAVDFPDLRWLLIGDDGQRDEDIYGQFTKRHPDKVIAVGIRQLSTSEAVLAGGRRHGDHAEGPAPWVYAPDGAGLAEQLVALGILR
- a CDS encoding TetR/AcrR family transcriptional regulator, whose product is MVARDFAAVPAGNTLIRNEPVQARSTARLTALMDAAAAVIDRIGYERLTTAMVADGAGASIGTVYRYFPDRIAVLQALAARNYARLHERLVAELDAGGHKNFHDARQAVFDVFVEMFRTEPGFRSLRVGDVLDLRPAAEEETSYGRLGAAMLDEYTKRFQISANEEARFAFNAAIEVTDALVARAFARDDKGDERYLKQGRTIANALLEPYFD
- a CDS encoding ABC transporter permease; the encoded protein is MNWLLSNLDLVWALTLSHIRLSAIPIVLGFVIAVPLGWVAWRYQWTRATLLTVVGLLYTIPSLALFVLIPPILGISFLSELNVIIALTIYAVALMVRSATDALGSVGPDVRQSATAVGYAGWGRFWKIELPLAGPVLLAGLRVVSVSTVSLLTVGVLIGADSLGYLFTNGLQRGIGVEILTGIVVTMLVALLFDVILVLVGRLLMPWLPFVQAQRGRQASA
- a CDS encoding ABC transporter ATP-binding protein; protein product: MIEFRDVSKQFPDGTLAVDGFSLVIPSRKTTVLVGSSGSGKTTLLRMINRMVDATSGYVEIDGTNVSEVAAVPLRRSIGYVMQNSGLLPHRTAADNIATVPRLNGASRQAARARALELLDVVGLDRSLADRYPSQLSGGQQQRVGVARGLAADPNILLMDEPFGAVDPIVRAELQQELIRLQRELDKTVVFVTHDIDEAFLLGDQVVILGRGARIVQQGSPSEIIENPADDFVASFIGAQRGKRALRTRETPDGTVLVDAEGRVQARLVGEAPAREGAVREDAVGEGAVGETPAS